A section of the Selenomonadales bacterium genome encodes:
- a CDS encoding Uma2 family endonuclease, whose amino-acid sequence MTIYTHADYQNLPEGAPYQLIGGELVMTPAPSIYHQIISGRLGFQMRSFVTKQKLGLILDAPVDVCLGETETFQPDILFISKERMEIVEPARINGAPDLVVEILSPATAYYDLRKKFKVYERCGVREYWIVDPDDKSVQVFALKDGKLVLDQEVGEAGEISSCVLSGITVCLGDIFAEQLD is encoded by the coding sequence ATGACGATCTATACTCACGCCGACTATCAAAATCTCCCGGAAGGTGCACCGTATCAGTTAATCGGAGGAGAGCTTGTTATGACGCCTGCGCCGTCTATTTATCACCAGATTATTTCCGGGCGCCTAGGGTTCCAGATGCGCTCCTTTGTGACTAAGCAAAAGCTGGGGCTGATCTTGGATGCTCCGGTAGATGTTTGTCTAGGTGAAACAGAAACCTTCCAACCGGACATCCTGTTTATCTCCAAAGAGCGAATGGAAATAGTCGAGCCGGCCCGGATCAACGGAGCACCTGATCTGGTGGTCGAAATTCTTTCTCCGGCCACCGCCTATTACGATTTGCGGAAGAAATTCAAAGTCTACGAACGATGCGGGGTCAGGGAATACTGGATTGTGGATCCGGATGACAAGTCGGTGCAGGTTTTTGCTCTAAAAGACGGCAAGCTTGTTCTAGATCAGGAAGTAGGGGAAGCAGGGGAGATCTCCTCCTGTGTTCTTTCAGGGATTACTGTTTGCCTAGGCGACATTTTTGCAGAGCAGTTGGAC
- a CDS encoding DUF4411 family protein, with the protein MTYLLDTNVFIQAKNLHYGLDFCPAFWDWLLVSNAKGRVWSVDKIADEIAGGADELSDWVRNTGGSLFRDTDADVFVQLGKVADWVTRQKYEAAAINTFMQVADYYLIAHALAGRHIVVTHEIPANSLKRIKIPNVCQGIGIACISPYQMLRREGARFVLGKSPAASEAKGTELFASQHSYTS; encoded by the coding sequence ATGACTTATTTGCTGGATACCAATGTGTTCATTCAGGCTAAAAACCTACACTACGGATTAGACTTTTGCCCTGCATTCTGGGATTGGCTGCTTGTTAGCAATGCCAAGGGCCGTGTTTGGAGTGTAGACAAAATTGCCGACGAAATAGCTGGCGGTGCTGATGAGCTGTCGGATTGGGTACGGAACACGGGTGGCAGCCTCTTCCGTGACACTGACGCTGACGTTTTTGTGCAGCTTGGGAAAGTTGCCGACTGGGTAACGAGGCAGAAGTACGAAGCAGCTGCAATCAACACTTTTATGCAAGTGGCCGATTACTACCTAATAGCACACGCATTAGCGGGGCGCCACATCGTTGTCACGCACGAGATTCCGGCGAATTCCTTGAAGCGCATAAAGATCCCTAACGTATGCCAAGGGATAGGCATTGCCTGCATTAGCCCGTACCAAATGCTGCGTCGTGAAGGGGCCAGATTTGTCCTAGGTAAGTCGCCAGCCGCTAGCGAAGCAAAAGGGACGGAGCTTTTTGCTTCACAGCACTCCTACACGTCTTAA